A region of the Longimicrobium sp. genome:
CCGCCACCCACTGCACCAGCGTGGACTCCGAGCAGGAGTGCCAGCGCTCGGTGTCGGTGGGGAGCGACCCGAAGTGGAACCGCCTGATCTGGGGGCGGAGCAACTCGTTCGTGCACGGCTACGGCAGCTACGGCGCGGGGGTGGGGCAGTTCAACGGCCCCCGCGGGGTGGACATCACCCGCAGCGACGGCGAGTGGCACGTGGCGTTCGTGGCCGACGCCTACAACAACCGCGTCGTGGTGCTGGGGCTGGGCTCCTCCTGCCAGTGCGTGCGCTGGCTGGGGACCCTCGACGGCGCCGAGTCGGGGATCCGGCTGAGCTCGCCGCACGACGTGGCGTGGGACCCGGCCGTCACCTGGTCGATGGCCGACGACCGGCTCTTCATCGCCGACACCGGCAACGACCGCATCGTGGTCTACCAGGTGGGGCTGAACCCGGCCGGGGGGACGATGTCGAAGAGCTACCTGGGCTCCTTCGGCGCCTCGGGCGCGGGGAGCGGGCAGATGAGCGAGCCGCGCGGGATCGCGGTGCGCTCCTTCAGCTCGCTCTACGCCGACGTCTACGTCTCCGACACGGGGAATCGGCGGGTGTCGCTGTGGTACTACGACACCAGCGTCTCCTCGGTCCCCGCCTCCAGCCCCTACCCGGCGCGCAATTCGGCGCCGATTGACGGGGCGGAGCTGCAGGGGATCAGCCGCGACGCGTACGGCGACCTGGTGGTGGCCGACCGCGGCCGCGACGTGCTGGTGAAGCTGTCGTCGTACTCGCTCTCGCCCCTGGAGGAGTACGGGCAGGGGTGGACGTGGAGCGTCGGCTCGTTCAACGACCCCACCGACACCGAGGTGGTCTACCGCTACACCAGCGACTCGTACGGGCAGATCGTGTCGCGCGGCCTCCCGTACGCGCAGACCACCGAGCGCTGGAGCCCCTCCACCGGCGGGCAGATGCACCGGCTGGGGGCCAGCGTGCGCAACCTGGCGGCGGCCGTCAACGAGGCGGCCAGCCCGAAGGACGCCACCTTCTCGTTCCTGTTCACGGGGACGGGGAGCTACCGCGTGCTGCTGAAGCGCGGCAGCACCGTGGTGCGCGACTTCGGCGAGACCTACGTCTCGGCGGGGTGGATGTCGGTCTACTGGAACGGGCGCGAGGCCAACGGCACCGTGTCGCCCGCGGGGACCTACACGGTCCAGGTGCAGCACCGGAGCGGCTACACCTACGACGACTCCGACCCGCCGCTGGTGGCGCAGACCTCGTTCGCGTTCGGCTTCCTGGTGAGCGCGCAGGCGCCCGGGTACGTGAGCTCCGCCGGCACCCACTACCTGTACGGGAGCGCCTCGTCCGACGCCACCGCGTGGGTGTGGGAGCGGATGGACACCTACTACAACTCCGGGTACTCCAGCGGCTGGTTCGACTGGGACTACCAGCAGAACAGCTCGGCGACGATCTACCCGCTCTCGGGCGAGGACATGGGGATCGACTGGCGGGTGAGCGCCACGCGCACCTCCAGCGGCGAGCGCGCTTCGGGCTACGCCAGCACCTACGTGGCCGGGACCTACGGCGGCTACTGCGACATTCCGCCCTGCGTGGTCGAGCCGATGCTGAGGGAGGGCCCGGCCGACTCGGCGCGCACGGTGTCGGTGCCGGTGCGCGGGAAGGTGGTGCTGGGCGTGCTGGACCCGCTGCGCGGCCCCGGCGCCGCGCCCGAGCAGCCCACGCGCGAGGGCGGCCACTTCGGCGCGGGCGCCTGGATCGGGCGGGCCACGGCCAGGGGCCCGCAGGTGGTGCAGCTCTACTCGCTGGCCGGCAAGCACGAGGCGCGCGGCGGCGGGTGGCCGAACGCGCTGGCCGGCCGCCAGGGCGAGGCGGTGCAGGAGAACGAGCGGCGCCCCGGCCGCATCGGCGCGCGGGCGGCGTTCCGGCGGTTGGACGCGGGGGGCGAGGGGCGCGAGAGCTACGCGGTGCGGCTCCAGGCGCGCGCTCCCGCGGGCGGCGCGGCGCTCCTGGAGAAGGACGGGGCGGCCGGCGGCGCGCTCGCCGGGCTGGCGCTCGACCCCGACCTGGGGGCCGTGCCGCACGACGACCGGCTGGGAGTGGACGCCCAGACCGGGCTGGTGTGGGTGGCCGACCCCGACAGCGGGGCGGTGGGCTACGTGCTCACCGACCTGCCGCAGGGGGCGCGCGCCTCGGTCCGCCAGTTCTCGACGGAGCGGCAGACGCGCTGGCTGGACCCGCCCTCCGACAGCGCGGCGTACGCGGAGCTCGCGGCGGGCGAGGACCGGCTGACCGGCCGGCCGGGCGACGTGCGCTTCGTGATCGCGCTGTCGGGGCTGGCCCTGGAGCGCGAGGCGGTGGTGGGGCTGGTGGTGCTGCGCGCCCGCTCGCTCGACGAGCTGCGCGAGCAGGCGGCGCGGGTGCCGCGCACCGGGATGGTGAGCGCGGCCGCCGCGAGCCGGAGGAGCGGGATCGACCGCTTCCGGCTGGCGCAGGCCCCACCCGAGCCGGGCGCGGGCCCCGGGGTGCGCTCGATCTCGCCCTCCGAGGTCCCGGCGCTCCTGAGCCGCGAGGGGGCCGAGGCCGCCCCGGCGGCGCCGGCGCTGCGCGACCTGGTGCGGCGGCACGGGATCACCGCGCTGGCCTTCGCGGTCCCCGACGGCGAGCCGGTGCGGGTGCAGGTGAAGGTCTACGACGCCCGCGGCCGGCTGGTGCGGAGGCTGGTGGACGAGACGCACGAGCCCGGCGCGTACCGCGTGCAGTGGGACGGCGCGGACGAGCGCGGCGCGAAGGCCGCGCCGGGGGTCTACGTGGCGGTGATGGAGGCCCCGGGCTTCCGCGCCACCACCCGCCTGGTGGTGGTCCCGTGAGGGCCGCGGCACTGGTCGGCGGCGTGCTCCTCCTCGCTTCGGCGGGGAGGGCACGCGCCCAGGAGGGCGCGGCCGCCTCGACCTTCCCGTTCGAGGCGTGGAACGCGCGCACCGCGGCGCTGGGCGGCGCGGGGACGGCGCTCTTGGGAATGGAGGCGAGCCCGCTCAACCCGGCCGCCGCGGCCGGGGCGCGGGGGACGCAGCTCTCGCGGCACCTGGCCCCCTCGGACGCGGAGGACACGCACGTGTCGGTCGCGCACGGGGGGCGCTGGGGGACGCTGGAGCTCACCTTCCGCCGGCGCGACTGGGGGAAGGTGGCCGAGGACCTGGGGCTGGACGACCTGGGCGCCGGCGAGCAGGCCGTGGGGCTGGGCTACTCGCTGGCCCTGGCGGGCGGGCGGGTGGCGGTGGGCGCGTCGGCCGCGCGGCTGGACACCGACTACCTGGGCGCCCGCTCCTCGGGGTGGGCGCTTGACGCCGGGGCCCAGGCGTCGCTGGGCCGGGGCGTGCGTGCGGGCGCGGCGCTCGTCCACGCGGGGCGCATGGAGGGCGGCGAGGGGGAGGAGGTCCGCCTCCCCACGCAGGTGCGCACCGGGCTGGCGTGGGCGGGGCGGGCGCGCGGCGCGGGGCTGGCCGCCGCGGCCGACGTGGCGCTCCCCACCACGGGCGGCGGCGGGGCCGACCTGCACGCCGGGGTGGAGGCGGCGTTCGACGCGGGGCCGGTGCGGCTGGCAGGGCGCGGCGGGTGGCGCTCCCTGGCCAACCCGTACGGCGATGGGGGCGCCGAGCGCAGCTGGTCGCTCGGCGCGGGGGCGGAGGTGGCCGGCGTCAGGCTGGACCTGGCGCAGGCGCTGGGAGGAACGCTCGGCGACGAGACGTTCCTGACGCTCTCGGTGCGCTGGTAGGACCGGGCGCACCCCCACCCTCCGGCGCGGGCGCGGCGAGGTCCGCCGCGCCCGCGCCGGGGACCGCCGTCCCCTGCGATGTCTTTCGAACTACATGCGGGCGTCCGCTCCGGCGGCCGCCCCGGGACCGGCGCGCGGCTGCCGCGCGCCGCGCGGCTCGGCGCCGTGCTCCTGGCCGTGGGCGGCTGCCTGTCCACCCCCGGCGCGCCCGCGCCGTCCGGCGGAGCGGCGAACTCCGTCCGTTCGGCGGATTCCTCCGGTAAATCGGTGGATTCCGTCCGCACGGCAGCGTCCGCCGGTGGAGCGGTGAATTCCGTCCGTTCGGAGGGTCGATCGGTGGATTCCGTCCGCACGGCAGCGTCCGCCGGTGGAGCGGTGGATTCCGTCCGTTCGGCGGATTCCTCCGGTCGATCGGTGGATTCCGTCCGCACGGCAGCGTCCGCCGGTGGAGCGGTGGATTCCGTCCGGGTGGCGGGCGCCGTCCCTGGACCCGCCGGACCCGTCCGCGGACCGGTGGATTCCGTGCGGACGACGGTGATCCCGGCGATCGGGATCACCGCGGGCGCCGCGGCGGCGTTCCCGTCCGCGGCGCTTCCCTTCCTTCCCTCGCTCCCCGTCTCGTCCGTCCCCGGGACGGCGGGCGGGGACACGGTGCCGGCGGGCTCGCGTCCGCCGTCGCCCGGCGTGGCGCTCCCGTTCCCGGCGGGGCCGGCGCCCGCGTTCCTGGCCACGCCGTGGTCGCCGGCTCCGGTCGGGGCGCCCGGGCCGCTCGCGGCGCGGGCGGACACGGCGCGCGCCGGGGTGCTGGACCTGGGGCGGTACGGCGAGCTGGCGGTGGGGCTGCGCGGGCGGGCGACGCTGGGCGGCGCGTGGCGGCGGGTGGAGCCGTGCAGCGGCCTGGTGTCGCTGCGCTGCGACGCGCCGGCGGTCCCCACGCTGGAGCCCGACGTGAACGTGGCCGCGGTGGCGCGCGGGACGCTCTTCGGCCGCGTGCGGGTGGACGTGGACTACGACCCCGCGCGCGGGTTCGACGCCACCAACAACCTGCGCCTCTCGTACGAGGGGCGCGCGGGCGAGGCGCTGCGCAGGGTGGACGCGGGGGTGGTGTCGCTGGCGCCGCCCGCGTCGCGCTTCCTGGGCGCGGGCGCCCCCGCGGCGGGGATCGGCGTGCTGGCCACGGGGAGCGCCGGGCCGGCCGAGGTCCAGGCGCTCTTCTCGCGGCGCACCGCGAGCGTGTCGCGGCGCGAGTTCCGGCGCGCCCTGGGCAGTGGCGGCGTGGCCGAGGAGCACCGCGGCGCGCTAGACGACGCCGGCTACGCCGCGGGGCAGTTCTTCTTCCTCTTCGACCCCGCCGCCCTGCGCGGCCACCCGCACCTGGACGTGCGCGCCCTCACCGCGCGCGACGCCCCGGCGGCGCTCGTCCCCCGCGCCGGGGTGCAGCTCTTCCGCTACGCGGGGACCCAGCCCGCGCCCGACGGCTCCACCGTCCTCCTGCGCGCCGCCCCGGCCGACCCGGCGCGCGCCGCCGAGGCGGTGGCCGGCCCCTTCCGCCTCCTGGCCCCGGGGGTCGACTACCACCTGCACCCCAGCGGCGCCTGGCTGGCGCTGCGCACCCCGCTGGGCGACGAGGAGGCGCTCGCCGTGGCGTACGTGAGCGCGGACGGGACGCCGGTGGGCGACCCCGCGCCGGGCCCGCTCGGGGTGCGCGAGGCGCGGCTCCTGCGCGGGCCGCGCGCGGCGCACCGGCCCGGGGCCTCCACCTGGCCGCTGGAGATGCGCCACGTCTACCTCCTCTCCACCGCCGACGAGGTGGAGCCCGCCTCGGTGCGGATCGTGATCTCGCGCGGCGAGCCGGGCGGCGGCGACCTCTCGCGCCCCCACCCGGCCGGCGGCGCGGCGGTGCCGTACCTGCGCCTCTTCGGGCTCGACGAGGCCGCCCCCGCAGACGCCGTGGACCCCGCGCGCCTCTACCGCCCGGCGCGCGAGGAGGTGGACCCGGTGCTGCGCGGCACCTGGCTGGTGTTCCCCACGCTGCGCCCCTTCGCCGAGCCCCCGGCCGTCCCCTCGGCCCGGCTCACCGCCGGGCAGGCGGCCGCCGCGCTGGGCGAGGCGGCCAACCCGGCCCTGTACGAGGCGGCGGACCTGCGCGAGCGGCAGGCGGCCGCGCGCTTCCGCCTCACCACCGCGTACCGCGCCGGCGGGGGCGGCGCCCGCGCGCAGGCCGTCTTCCCGCTGGGCGCGGCCATGGTGCAGGAGGGGAGCGAGCGCGTCTTCCTGGGCGGGCGGCAGCTGCGGCGGGGGGTCGACTACGAGATCCTCTACGACGTGGGCGAGGTGCACCTGCGCGACCCCGGCGCCCTGGCGGCGCTCGGCCCCGACTCGGAGCTGCGCGTCACCTTCCAGGAGCGCACCCTCTTCCCCGAGAGCCCCACCTGGGCGGCGGGGCTGCGCGCCCGCGTCCCCCTGGGCGGGGCGGGCGAGCTCTCGCTCCTGGGCGTGTCGCAGCGCGAGAGCTCGCCGCTGGCGCGCCCGCCGCTGGGCGCCGAGCCGGCCGGGCTCTTCTTCGGCGGGGCGGCGCTCGCGGCCGCGTGGGGGGCGCCCTGGCTCACCCGCATGCTCGCCGCGCTCCCCGGCGCGCGCGGCGGCGAGCGCTCCGAGGTGCGCCTCTCGGGCGAGGTGGCGGTCTCGGCCCCCACCGGCGCGGGCATGGACGCGGCGTACCTGGACGACTTCGAGGACGCGGGGGAGATCCCGGTCCCCGTGCAGCGGCAGTCGTGGCGGCTGGGGAGCGCCCCGGCCGACCCGCCCGCGGGGGGCGCCCCCGGTTTTCCCGCCGCCTTCGACGCCTCCACGGCCGGGCGGCTGGTGTGGCAGCACGACGTGCGCGAGGCGGGGGGGCGCGCCACCAGCGGCGTGCGCACCGCCGAGGTGGACACCCTGCTCCGGGTGACGCAGGGGGGGCGCACCTCCGGGGTGCTGCACCTCTCGCTCGAGCCCCGCGCCCCCGGCCCGGCGTGGCGCTCGGTCACCGCCGTGCTGAGCCCCACCGGGCGCGACCTGCGCGACCACGCCTTCCTGGAGTTCTACGCCCGCGGCGGCGCCCCCGGCCAGGCGCTGGTGGTGGAGCTGGGGACGGTGAGCGAGGACGCGCTGGCGCTGGGTGAAGACGGGAGCCCGCGGGGCGCCGGGGTGCTGGACCGCGAGTGGGACCCTGCGGCCGAGGCGTGGACCCCCGCCCACGACGAGCGGGGGATGTGGGGCGAGGAGTGCCGCGCCGCCCCCGGCGAGTCGTACCCGCTGGGCGACCCGCTCGCCAACTGCGCCCGGGGGAACGGGGCGCAGGACACCGAGGACCTGAACGGCAACGGAGTGCTCGACACCGCCGAGCGGGTCGCGCGCTACGTGGTGGCGCTGGGCGGGGGCTCGCCGTACCTGGTGCGCGACACCGCCGAGACGGGGACCTCGTTCCGCCTCTACCGCGTCCCCCTGCGGGGCGGCGCGGGCGACGACCTGCGCGCGGTGGCGCACCTGCGGCTCACGCTCGCGGGCGAGGGCCCGGCGCGGCTCTCGCTGGCGCGGCCGCGGCTCACGGGGTCGCAGTGGCAGAAGCGCTCCGCCGCCGGGGTGGCGCGCGGGCTGGCGGGCGCCGACACCGCGGCCTCCGGGCGGCTGGAGGTCGACCACGTGAGCCGGCTCGCGGCGGGCGACGGCTACGTCTCGCCGCCGGGGATCGGCGACCGGCTGCAGGACGCGCGGGGCGGCGCCGCCGCGCTCGGCGGGGCCGAGTTCAACGAGAAGTCGCTCCGGCTGCGCTACGCCGGGGTGGGCCCGGGCGACCGGGCCGAGGCGCACCTCCCCCTCCCGCAGGCGCCGCGCAGCTTCCTGGCGTACCGCGAGCTGCGCTTCTGGGCGCTGGCCCGCCGCGGGCGCTGGGGCGAGGGCGGCGAGCGGCTGGTGGTGCGCGCGGGCAACGGCGACGGCGACCACTACCTGTACCGCGTCGCCCTGGCCCCCGTGGGCGCGCCCCGCTCCGCGGCCGACTGGGGGGCCGAGGTGGTGGTGGAGCTGGCGCGCTGGCAGGCGCTGCGCGCCGAGGCCGAGGCCCGCCTGCAGGAGCGCGCACCCGGCGCGCGGGGGCCGCTGGTGGTGTGGGACGCCGACAGCGCCTACGCCGTGGTCCTCACCGAGCGCGGGCGGGCCCCCAACCTGGCCGCCGTGCGCGAGGTGTCGCTGGCGGTGTGGAACGGCGGCGCCCTCCCCGCCGACGGCGAGGTGTGGGTCGACGACCTGCGCCTGGCCGGGGCCGAGCGCCGGGCCGGCGCGGCCGCGCACGCCACCCTGTCGGTGGTGGGCGGAGGGCTCCTGCGGGGCGAGGTGTCGTACACCCGGCAGGACGGCTACTTCCGCGCGCCGGGCGGCGGCCCCTCGTACCGGAGCGACGCGGCGCTCACGCTGGACGCCACGCTGGAGCTGGGGGCCCTGGCGCCGCGGGGGTGGGGGCTCCGGGCCCCGCTGCGCGTGCGCCACTCCGGCGCCGGCTCCGAGCCCGTCTTCCTGGACGGCACCGACCTCCCCGCGGCGGGGCTGCAGGGCGTGCGCCGGCCCGGGCAGAAGAGCACCGACGTGCGCCTGGAGGTGCGCCGCGAGCTCCCCGGCCGCTCCGGGCTGGCCCGCGCCCTCCTGGACCCGCTGGCGCTGCGCGTGGAGTACTCCTCGGCCGAGACCGGGACGGCGTACCAGTCGTCGCGGCGCTCGGCGCTGGCGGCGTGGCTGGGGTACGAGCTGCACCCCCGGCAGCGCTCGCTGGCGCTCCTCCCCGGCGGGGTGCTGGGCGCGGCGCCGCTCCGGCTCACCTGGACCCCCGCCACCGTCTCGCTCACCCACGAGCTGCTGGACGCGCGCGACGAGCAGGTCCGCTACCCCGGCCCGCTGGGGAGCGCGGCCGACACGCTCGCCCGGCCGCTGGCCAGCCGCGGCAGCCGGCTGGTGCAGCAGCTCCTGGTGGGGTTCCAGCCGTTCCCCGCGCTCTCGGCCGACGTGGCGCTCCGCTCCACGCGCGACCTGCTGGCGCCGGGGCGCGACACGGCGGCCGTCCCGGCCGAGGGCGGCGCGCAAGCCCCGGCGGCGCGGCTGGGCGCGGGGCGCGAGGCGGAGCGCTCGGTGGCCACGCAGCTCGCCTGGACGCCGCGCCCCGCCGCGTGGCTCTCGGGCGACGTGCAGGTGAAGGGCGCCTTCGACCTGGCCGAGGACCCGGAGGCGTTCCCCGGGGCCGCCCCCGACTCGGCGGAGCGGCTGCGTAGCTTCGGCGCGCGGCGCGAGACGGCGGCGCGCCTGCGCGTGGACCCCGGCGCGCTGGCGCGCCTGCTGGCGCCCGCCGGCGACTCGGCCGGCGGGGCGGGGGCGCTCGGGTGGCTGCTGGGGGCGCTGGGGCCGCTCGAGGTGGGGTGGGGGAACACGCTGCAGTCGCGCTTCGAGCGGGTGGGCTCGGCCGCGCCGCTCCCGTACCAGCTCGGGTGGGGGGGCGCGGGCGGCTTCCTCCGCGCGGGCGCCGACTCCGCCTCGTCGGCGTCGTCGGCGGGGACGTGGAGCGCGCGGGGGCGGCTGGACCTCGCCGGGACGCTGGGGGTGGGGGTGGCGTTCGACGAGCGGCGCACCGAGGTGTTCGGGGCGCGGAGCGGCCGCGTGGAGCGGGAGCGGAGCTGGCCCGACGTGTCGCTGGAGTGGAGCGCGGCGCGCGTCCCGGCGGCGCTGGGCGGCGTGCTGCGCTCGGCGTCCTTCTCGGCCGGGTACCGCCGGCGCGAGCTGCGGCGCGACGACGACGCGGGCGGGGTGGCGCAGGGCTCGTCCGGCGGGGCGGCGCCGCTGCGGGCCTCGCTGGTGTGGGCGGGGGGGATCACCACCACCTACCAGGGGGAGTGGAGCGCGCAGACGGCGGCCGCGCCGGCCGCGCGGATGGAGAGCCGCGGGGCCGACCACACGCTCACGCTCGGGGGCTCGGTCCCGCTCCCCCGCTCGCTCCTGCGGGGGCGCACGCTCGCGCCGCTCACCCTGTCGCTGGCGCTGCGCTCCTCGGAGCGGTGGGAGTGCCGCCTCACCCCCGAGGCGCCGGCGTGCACGGGCGCCAGCGCGTTCAGCCGCACGCTGGACCGGGGCGCGCGCTTCCAGGCGGACACGCGCGCCGCGGGGGTCACCTTCGGCCTGAGCGCCGACTACGGCGAGCGCCGCAGCCGCACCACCGAGCTCACCGGCCTGCGCCAGCTGCAGGTGGGCCTCTTCGCCGAGTTCGCCTGGGGAAGCGGCGCCGGGGGCGCGCCCGCGACCCTTCCGCAGCCGGCCCTTCCTCCTCCGCCCGCCGTCCCGGAGAGGTGATGCCAGATTGCCGAGCATTGTTCTGGTCCCGAACAGATTGGATGCTTTATCAGAAAGCTGTACCCGAACGATGCTCTGCAAAGTGGTATGAGCCCCGATCCGGGGGAAATCAACAGGGCCCACGCTGAAACGCAGAGACACGGGGCACCGGGAACGCCGAGGGTGCTCCGTGTCTCTCGTGCGATCAGGACACCGCTTGGCGAGCTTCGCGCGCCGACGAAAGTCTCGACCCGCGGCACGAGGAGCAGTATCGTGGCTTCGTCCGGGCCGGGCGGTCCGCACCGGTGCGCGGCGCCATCCCGGTCGGAATCGACGCATGCCGTCCGGCGGCCCTGAACCAGCGGAGGACACGTGGATACTGCGCCCGGCTACACGGTCGACGCCCTGCTCGCCGACGCGAGCGAGACGGTGCGGCAGACGTACGGCCGCCTGCTCATCGCGCTCCGCGGCTTCGGCGAGGTGGCGGAAGACGCGAAGAAGACCTCGATCCACCTCGCGCCCGGCCCGGAAGGCCCCGCCTTCGCCGGCGTGCACCCGCGGAAGAGCGCGCTGCTGCTGAACGTCCGCAGCGCCGCCGCCATCGACGGCCCGCGCATCCGCAAGACGGAGCAGGTCTCGCGCAACCGCTTCCACAACGAGCTGCTCCTCGCCACGCCCGACGACGTCGACGCCGAGCTCGTCGGGTGGCTCCGCGACGCGTACCAGCTCGCCGCGGCGAAGCGGTAGCCCGCCGGCGCAGACGAAGACGAGCGGGCGGGGGCGTGGACGATCCACGCCCCCGCTTGCCTTCGGGGATGCCTCAGGCGTCTTCGGGCGGGGTCTGCCGCTTCCCCCAGTCGGTGAGGGCGGCGACGGCGAAGGTGAGCCCGGTGAGGCCCAGGAAGAAGTTGCGCGCGCCCCGGTGCCGCGCGAACCCCAGCGCCCACGGCATCGCCGGCAGCGCCATCCCGGAGACCGCCTCGGCGATGCCGTGCGTGCGGAACGGCACCATCCGCCGGGCGGAGAGCGGGTAGTCGGTGACCGCCGAGAGCCCCAGGTAGCTCCCCGCCAGGCCGTACGCCAGCGTGGCGGCCCGCGCCGGGAAGCCCAGCAGCGTGGGCGCGGCGGCGGTGGCGAGCACGGTGGCGTAGTCGATCATTCCGTGGATGCGGGGGGTGATGGGCTTCTGCATTTCGCTCCTCCTTCGGTTGAATGGGGGCGCGGGGGAGAGCAAGAGGCGGGCCGGAAGCGCGTCAGGTGTTTGATCGTAAGTCGATGTAAAACAGACACTTGGGTGGTTTTGCGAGTCGCGGGCCGAGGAGCCCGGCTACCGGCGGGCCGATCCTCTTCGTCATGGAGTCAGACACGCAGCCCCCGGGGCGTTTCCCGCCTCGGGGGCCGCGGCGTTCACCGAACGGCGGCGGGCGTTCAGTGGACGTTCACAGCCGCCGGCCGGGTGCGCCGGGGAAATCGCCATCTCCTTCTCCGGCAACCAGATCGGCGCTGGCCCGGCGCCTGCCCCGCGGGAAGCGTGGTTACCGCCGGTCCTGCCGATCCCGTTCGATGCGAAGGTGCGTATGCGACGCGTGCTCGTCGTTCTCTGGGTCCTGCTGGCGCTCCTCTCGCTCGGGGACCGCTTCCACGTGGCCGTCGCCGCCGGCACGATGCCTTCGGACCAGGTGGTGCGGCAGACGACGCCGTACTACCTGGGCGGGCTCGTGGCTCCCTCGGCGGCGGAGGTCGGGGCCCGGTGCGGCTGGGGGATCGCGTCGGTCGAGACCCGCTTCTCGCCGGCCAACGTGCTCGTCACCGTCGCCACCGCGGGGATCTACTCCCCACGCACCCTCGTCGTCCGGTGCGCGGCGGCTCCCCGGGGCGGCCCGGAGCCGGGGTGGCGGTGGCGCTCGGCGGGCGGCCCGGCCACCGTGACGGCGCTGGGCGACTACACCGCGTATTCGGACGACGGCATCGCCTGGCGACTCGGCGACGGCATCAGCGGCGAGGGGTACGCCGACCAGAGCGTGCTGGTCCGGAGCGGCGCCACGATGGGCGACGGGTGGGTGGAGGCGTCCACCAGTCACGCGGACGACGGCGGGCTGGTGCTGCGCTTCCAGGACAACGCCAACTACTACCTCCTCGCCATCCGCGACGACGCCGGCCCCGAGCCGCGCGGCGCCGAGAACCTCGCGGTCTACCGGCGCGACGGCGGCCGCTTCCGCGAGCTGTGGACCGCCGACGTCGCGTGGCCGCGCGGCGAGCGGCGGACGGTGCGCTTCGAGGCCGAGGGGAGCCTGCTGAACGTCTACCTCGACGGCGAGCTCGTCGGCTCCGTCGTCGACTCCGCGCCGCTGCCGGCCGGCGGCTTCGGCCTGCGGCACTACGGCGGGTCGCAGGAGTGGACCACCCGCTTCGACGCCTTCCGCTGGCGGGCGAGGTAGACGAGGCCGGGAGGCGGGCGCGGGTGTCGCATTCGGGAGGCTCCCTGTTAGGATGAGCGCTCCCCAGGCACCCGGACCCACCCTTCCAGGCCCACGGTGATGGATCACCAGGACGACGCGGGGACCACCGACAGGACGCAAAGCACGGGCTTCGATCCGGCGTCTCCGGGCCGCGAGGCCGCCCCGAGCCACCCCGTCTGGAGGCGGGTGGGCGAGTTCCGCCGCCGCTTCGGCCTGCGCATCCCTATCCTGGAGGCGCCCATGGCCGGCGCCTGTCCCCCCGGGCGGGCGGCGGCCGTCGCCCGCTCGGGCGGAATGGGGGCGCTGGGGGCGCTCCTGATGCCGCCGGAGGAGATCGGCGAGTGGGTCGACTCGTTCCGCTCCCTCGGCGGCGGCCCGCTCCAGGTCAACCTCTGGATCCCCGACCCGGCGCCCGTGCGCGACCCGGAGGCGGAAGCGGCCGTCGCGCGTTTCCTGGAGCGGTGGGGCCCGCCCGTGCCGCCCGGCGCCGGCGACCTGCGCCCG
Encoded here:
- a CDS encoding FlgD immunoglobulin-like domain containing protein, which produces MSALARRAALGALAALGASLAPAAARPAAAQTFLATRAIDERICSSFLGISSCRDVETDRVHQTFTQNKLGTPMFAETWATATHCTSVDSEQECQRSVSVGSDPKWNRLIWGRSNSFVHGYGSYGAGVGQFNGPRGVDITRSDGEWHVAFVADAYNNRVVVLGLGSSCQCVRWLGTLDGAESGIRLSSPHDVAWDPAVTWSMADDRLFIADTGNDRIVVYQVGLNPAGGTMSKSYLGSFGASGAGSGQMSEPRGIAVRSFSSLYADVYVSDTGNRRVSLWYYDTSVSSVPASSPYPARNSAPIDGAELQGISRDAYGDLVVADRGRDVLVKLSSYSLSPLEEYGQGWTWSVGSFNDPTDTEVVYRYTSDSYGQIVSRGLPYAQTTERWSPSTGGQMHRLGASVRNLAAAVNEAASPKDATFSFLFTGTGSYRVLLKRGSTVVRDFGETYVSAGWMSVYWNGREANGTVSPAGTYTVQVQHRSGYTYDDSDPPLVAQTSFAFGFLVSAQAPGYVSSAGTHYLYGSASSDATAWVWERMDTYYNSGYSSGWFDWDYQQNSSATIYPLSGEDMGIDWRVSATRTSSGERASGYASTYVAGTYGGYCDIPPCVVEPMLREGPADSARTVSVPVRGKVVLGVLDPLRGPGAAPEQPTREGGHFGAGAWIGRATARGPQVVQLYSLAGKHEARGGGWPNALAGRQGEAVQENERRPGRIGARAAFRRLDAGGEGRESYAVRLQARAPAGGAALLEKDGAAGGALAGLALDPDLGAVPHDDRLGVDAQTGLVWVADPDSGAVGYVLTDLPQGARASVRQFSTERQTRWLDPPSDSAAYAELAAGEDRLTGRPGDVRFVIALSGLALEREAVVGLVVLRARSLDELREQAARVPRTGMVSAAAASRRSGIDRFRLAQAPPEPGAGPGVRSISPSEVPALLSREGAEAAPAAPALRDLVRRHGITALAFAVPDGEPVRVQVKVYDARGRLVRRLVDETHEPGAYRVQWDGADERGAKAAPGVYVAVMEAPGFRATTRLVVVP
- a CDS encoding DUF5655 domain-containing protein; the encoded protein is MDTAPGYTVDALLADASETVRQTYGRLLIALRGFGEVAEDAKKTSIHLAPGPEGPAFAGVHPRKSALLLNVRSAAAIDGPRIRKTEQVSRNRFHNELLLATPDDVDAELVGWLRDAYQLAAAKR